A region from the Felis catus isolate Fca126 chromosome F1, F.catus_Fca126_mat1.0, whole genome shotgun sequence genome encodes:
- the S100A16 gene encoding protein S100-A16: MADCYTELEKAVVVLVENFYKYVSKHSLVKNKISKSSFRKMLQKELNHMLTDTGNRKAADKLIQNLDANHDGRISFDEYWTLIGGITGPIANLIRQQEQQSGS; this comes from the exons ATGGCAGACTGCTACACAGAGCTGGAGAAGGCCGTCGTGGTCCTGGTGGAAAACTTCTACAAATACGTGTCTAAACACAGTCTGGTCAAGAACAAGATCAGCAAAAGCAGCTTCCGGAAGATGCTTCAGAAAGAGCTTAACCATATGCTGACG gATACAGGTAACCGGAAGGCTGCTGACAAGCTCATCCAGAACCTGGACGCCAACCACGATGGGCGCATCAGCTTTGACGAGTACTGGACCTTGATAGGCGGCATCACGGGCCCCATCGCCAATCTTATCCGCCAGCAGGAGCAGCAGAGCGGCAGCTAG